One Mycolicibacterium crocinum DNA window includes the following coding sequences:
- the lexA gene encoding transcriptional repressor LexA — translation MSDRSETSGTDTSRRDNADSGLTERQRTILEVIRASVTSRGYPPSIREIGDAVGLTSTSSVAHQLRTLERKGYLRRDANRPRAVDVRGADESVTPVRTEVAGSDALPEPTFVPVLGRIAAGGPILAEEAVEDVFPLPRELVGEGSLFLLKVVGESMVDAAICDGDWVVVRQQNVADNGDIVAAMIDGEATVKTFKRTGGQVWLMPHNPAFDPIDGNAAAILGKVVTVIRKV, via the coding sequence ATGAGCGACCGCAGTGAGACATCGGGTACCGACACCAGCCGCCGCGATAACGCCGACTCCGGGCTGACGGAGCGGCAGCGAACCATCCTCGAAGTGATCCGGGCTTCGGTCACCAGCCGCGGCTATCCCCCGAGCATCCGGGAGATCGGCGACGCCGTCGGCCTCACCTCGACATCGTCGGTGGCGCACCAGCTGCGCACCCTCGAGCGCAAGGGCTACCTGCGCCGCGACGCCAACCGGCCCCGAGCCGTCGACGTCCGCGGCGCCGATGAGTCCGTCACCCCGGTGCGCACCGAGGTCGCCGGTTCGGATGCCTTGCCCGAGCCGACGTTCGTGCCGGTTCTCGGGCGCATCGCCGCCGGCGGCCCGATCCTGGCCGAGGAGGCTGTCGAGGACGTCTTCCCGCTACCGCGCGAACTGGTCGGCGAGGGTTCGCTGTTCCTGTTGAAGGTCGTCGGCGAATCGATGGTGGACGCCGCGATCTGCGACGGGGACTGGGTCGTGGTCCGTCAGCAGAACGTGGCCGACAACGGCGACATCGTCGCGGCGATGATCGACGGTGAAGCGACCGTCAAGACGTTCAAGCGCACGGGTGGTCAGGTCTGGCTGATGCCGCACAACCCGGCGTTCGACCCGATCGACGGCAACGCCGCCGCCATCCTCGGCAAGGTCGTCACCGTCATCCGCAAGGTCTAG
- a CDS encoding LysM peptidoglycan-binding domain-containing protein, with protein sequence MTVIDDRQVFIPAPAYRRMSGAPVAPARRRPAGPRAYRPHPARPAIAPIQYRGTGVAFSRAPHSRRPVSTAVTIALAGVAALITLWLGMVGHFSGSPAATEQMPDQLAVVQVQAGETLQQLAGRVAPDAPAGQVMQRIRDLNKLESASLDAGQTLIAPIG encoded by the coding sequence ATGACAGTCATCGATGATCGACAGGTTTTCATCCCGGCACCGGCGTACCGGCGGATGTCCGGCGCGCCCGTCGCCCCAGCTCGGCGCCGTCCGGCAGGACCTCGCGCCTACCGGCCGCACCCGGCCCGGCCGGCGATCGCGCCGATCCAGTACCGCGGCACCGGTGTCGCCTTCTCCCGGGCTCCGCACTCGCGCAGGCCGGTCAGCACCGCTGTGACGATCGCGCTGGCCGGGGTGGCCGCGCTGATCACGTTGTGGCTGGGCATGGTCGGCCACTTCAGTGGCTCGCCGGCGGCCACCGAACAGATGCCCGACCAGCTGGCCGTCGTTCAGGTGCAGGCAGGGGAGACGCTGCAGCAGCTGGCCGGGCGAGTCGCGCCGGATGCGCCCGCCGGACAGGTCATGCAACGCATCCGCGACCTGAACAAGCTCGAGTCGGCGTCACTGGACGCCGGGCAGACGCTCATCGCGCCGATCGGCTGA
- the nrdR gene encoding transcriptional regulator NrdR yields MHCPFCRNPDSRVVDSRETDEGQAIRRRRSCPECGRRFTTVETAVLAVVKRSGVTEPFSREKVISGVRRACQGRDVDDDALNLLAQQVEDTVRAAGSPEIPSHEVGLAILGPLRELDEVAYLRFASVYRSFSSAEDFEREIEALRAHRAVGTSG; encoded by the coding sequence ATGCACTGTCCGTTCTGTCGCAACCCGGACTCCCGCGTCGTCGACTCCCGCGAGACCGACGAAGGTCAGGCCATCCGGCGGCGCCGGTCCTGCCCCGAGTGCGGCCGGCGATTCACCACTGTGGAGACCGCAGTGCTCGCAGTCGTGAAGCGCAGCGGCGTCACCGAACCGTTCAGCCGGGAAAAGGTCATCAGCGGCGTGCGCCGAGCCTGTCAGGGCCGCGACGTCGACGACGACGCGCTGAATCTGCTCGCTCAGCAGGTCGAGGACACCGTGCGGGCGGCCGGTTCCCCGGAGATCCCCAGCCATGAGGTCGGCCTGGCCATCCTGGGCCCCCTGCGCGAACTCGACGAAGTTGCCTATCTGAGGTTCGCGTCGGTGTACCGCTCGTTCAGCTCCGCTGAGGACTTCGAGCGCGAGATCGAGGCGCTGCGCGCCCATCGCGCCGTCGGCACCTCCGGCTGA
- a CDS encoding PhzF family phenazine biosynthesis protein, which yields MTVDVTVLRVFTDAGGNFGNPLGVVDAATVPAGERQRIATELGDSETIFIDLPTDGSTTAHARIFTPATELPFAGHPTVGAAWWLRDRGTPIRTLQVPAGIVGVSYDDDRTAIRARAEWSPEFAIHDLHSVDEVLGADPDDYSDDAEHYLWAWVDRDGGHIRSRMFASDLGVPEDEATGSAAARITDYLSRDLTITQGKGSQIYTTWDPQGWVLIAGRVVSDGVRQLD from the coding sequence ATGACCGTCGACGTGACTGTGCTGCGGGTGTTCACCGATGCGGGAGGCAACTTCGGCAATCCGCTCGGCGTGGTGGACGCGGCCACCGTGCCCGCCGGTGAACGGCAACGCATCGCCACCGAATTGGGTGACAGCGAAACGATATTCATCGACCTGCCGACTGATGGATCGACCACCGCGCACGCCCGCATCTTCACCCCGGCCACGGAACTGCCCTTCGCCGGGCATCCCACGGTCGGTGCGGCCTGGTGGTTGCGCGACCGTGGCACGCCGATCCGCACCCTCCAGGTGCCGGCAGGCATCGTCGGAGTCAGCTATGACGACGACCGCACCGCGATCCGGGCTCGAGCGGAGTGGTCGCCCGAATTCGCCATCCACGATCTGCATTCGGTGGACGAGGTGTTGGGCGCCGATCCAGACGACTACTCCGACGACGCCGAGCATTACCTGTGGGCGTGGGTGGATCGCGATGGTGGACATATCCGGTCGCGGATGTTCGCCTCGGACCTCGGGGTTCCTGAGGATGAGGCGACAGGCTCGGCGGCGGCGCGGATCACCGATTACCTCAGTCGCGACCTGACCATCACACAGGGCAAGGGCTCGCAAATCTATACAACATGGGATCCGCAGGGATGGGTGCTGATCGCCGGCCGCGTGGTCAGTGACGGTGTGCGACAGCTGGATTGA
- a CDS encoding alpha/beta fold hydrolase: MTQQKSQRKPNLQPVRDVTPTLHFRTIHGYRRAFRVAGSGPALLLIHGIGDNSTTWHSVHSTLAQRFTVIAPDLLGHGQSDKPRADYSVAAYANGMRDLLSVLDLDQVTVVGHSLGGGVAMQFAYQFPQLVERLILVSAGGVTKEVNVALRAASLPMGGEALALLRLPMVLPALQVAGRVLGSAFGSTGLGRDLPDALRILADLPEPTASSAFTRTLRSVVDWRGQVVTMLDRCYLTESVPVQLIWGDQDAVIPVSHARMAHSAMPGSRLEIFARSGHFPFHDDPDRFVEVVEKFIDSTDPAKYDQDALRDLLRSGLSGRAVTGSLDTRVAVLDALEADERSAT, from the coding sequence ATGACGCAACAGAAGTCTCAGCGAAAGCCCAATCTGCAACCGGTGCGGGACGTGACACCCACGTTGCACTTCCGGACCATTCACGGTTACCGGCGGGCGTTTCGGGTGGCGGGCTCGGGTCCGGCGCTGCTGTTGATCCACGGGATCGGTGACAACTCGACGACCTGGCATTCGGTGCACAGCACGCTGGCCCAGCGGTTCACCGTGATCGCCCCGGACCTGCTGGGGCACGGACAGTCCGACAAGCCGCGGGCCGACTATTCGGTGGCGGCTTACGCCAACGGCATGCGCGATCTGCTCAGCGTCCTCGATCTCGACCAGGTCACCGTGGTCGGGCATTCGCTCGGCGGTGGGGTGGCGATGCAATTCGCTTACCAGTTCCCGCAATTGGTCGAGCGGCTGATCCTGGTCAGCGCCGGCGGCGTGACCAAGGAGGTCAATGTCGCGCTGCGGGCGGCCTCGCTACCGATGGGCGGTGAGGCGTTGGCGCTGCTGCGGCTGCCGATGGTGCTGCCCGCGTTGCAGGTTGCCGGCCGGGTCCTGGGCAGCGCATTCGGCTCGACGGGTCTGGGTCGCGACCTGCCCGACGCGCTGCGTATCCTGGCCGATCTGCCCGAGCCGACCGCATCGTCGGCGTTCACCCGCACGCTGCGCTCGGTGGTGGACTGGCGCGGGCAGGTGGTCACCATGCTGGACCGATGTTATTTGACCGAATCCGTTCCCGTGCAACTGATTTGGGGCGATCAGGATGCGGTCATCCCGGTCAGCCATGCACGGATGGCGCATTCGGCCATGCCGGGCTCGCGTCTCGAGATCTTCGCCCGCTCCGGGCACTTCCCGTTTCACGACGACCCCGACCGCTTCGTGGAGGTCGTCGAGAAATTCATCGATTCCACCGATCCCGCCAAATACGACCAGGACGCGCTGCGGGACCTCCTGCGCAGCGGACTATCCGGGCGCGCGGTCACCGGTTCGCTGGACACCCGGGTCGCGGTGCTCGACGCGTTGGAGGCCGACGAGCGCAGCGCCACCTGA
- a CDS encoding proteasome assembly chaperone family protein, which yields MTDEQGQQYQPEQTGMYELEFPAPQLSAPDGRGPVMIHALEGFSDAGHAIRLAADHLKAKLDTELVASFAIDELLDYRSRRPLMTFKTDHFTDYDDPQLNLYALRDSLGTPFLLLAGLEPDLKWERFVTAVRLLAERLGVRQTIGLGTIPMAVPHTRPVTMTAHSNNRELITDFTPWVGEVQVPGSVSNLLEYRMAQHGHEVIGFTVHVPHYLAQTDFPPAAEALLEQVAKLTSLQVPLRALTDAGEGIRTKIDEQVEASPEVAQVVTALERQYDAFVAAQENRSLLAHDEELPSGDELGAEFEKFLAQHAEDFKDGFNDTGET from the coding sequence ATGACTGACGAGCAGGGACAGCAGTACCAACCCGAGCAGACCGGAATGTACGAACTGGAGTTTCCGGCGCCGCAGCTGTCCGCGCCCGACGGGCGCGGACCGGTGATGATTCATGCTCTTGAGGGGTTTTCCGACGCCGGCCACGCCATTCGCCTGGCCGCTGACCACCTCAAGGCCAAGCTCGACACCGAACTGGTGGCCTCCTTCGCCATCGACGAGCTGCTCGACTATCGGTCGCGCCGGCCGCTGATGACGTTCAAGACCGACCACTTCACCGACTACGACGATCCGCAGCTGAACCTGTACGCCCTGCGCGACAGTCTGGGCACACCGTTCCTGCTGCTGGCCGGGCTGGAGCCGGACCTGAAGTGGGAGCGGTTCGTCACCGCCGTCCGGCTGCTGGCCGAACGCCTCGGAGTGCGCCAGACCATCGGGCTCGGCACGATCCCGATGGCGGTCCCCCACACCCGGCCGGTGACGATGACCGCGCACTCCAACAACCGCGAGCTGATCACCGACTTCACCCCGTGGGTCGGCGAGGTGCAGGTGCCGGGCAGCGTGTCCAACCTGCTGGAGTATCGGATGGCCCAGCACGGCCATGAAGTCATCGGCTTCACCGTCCACGTGCCGCACTACCTGGCCCAGACCGACTTCCCCCCGGCCGCCGAGGCGCTGCTGGAACAGGTCGCCAAACTGACTTCGCTGCAGGTACCGCTGCGCGCCCTGACGGATGCCGGCGAAGGTATCCGCACCAAGATCGACGAGCAGGTCGAGGCCTCGCCAGAGGTCGCTCAAGTGGTGACGGCACTGGAGCGCCAGTACGATGCTTTCGTTGCCGCTCAAGAGAACCGGTCGCTGCTGGCGCACGACGAGGAACTCCCCAGCGGCGACGAGTTGGGCGCGGAATTCGAGAAATTCCTCGCCCAGCACGCCGAGGACTTCAAAGATGGTTTCAACGACACCGGCGAAACCTGA
- a CDS encoding trypsin-like serine peptidase, producing the protein MRTASVALNLALAAVLIAGCRSTAEPRAKAAEEPSAAQSVVTDARPVAPRPAVGALFLGGTDTHTCTASVIHSTSQDLILTAAHCLAAGLPTTFVPGFDQSAAPGAVWTVDTVYLDPRWVATQDPKADYAVARVSRPAGGSIEAVTGQALTLGTAPSGPVTVIGYPLGDGGPPLGCDTTAGVDGGYPWLRCNGLGDGTSGGPWIAGATVTGVIGGRDGGGCQDNISYSSPFDAATAALLVRAEAGGPGDDAPTSFDSDC; encoded by the coding sequence ATGCGAACTGCATCGGTGGCATTGAACCTGGCTTTGGCCGCGGTTCTGATCGCCGGCTGCCGTTCGACGGCCGAACCGCGGGCCAAAGCCGCCGAGGAGCCCAGTGCGGCGCAATCGGTGGTCACCGACGCCCGGCCGGTGGCGCCCCGCCCCGCCGTGGGAGCGCTGTTCCTCGGCGGCACTGACACCCACACCTGTACCGCCTCGGTGATCCATTCCACCAGCCAGGACCTGATTCTGACCGCCGCGCACTGCTTGGCTGCGGGCCTGCCCACCACGTTCGTGCCGGGATTCGACCAGAGCGCCGCTCCCGGTGCTGTCTGGACCGTCGACACCGTGTACCTCGACCCCCGTTGGGTCGCCACCCAGGACCCCAAGGCCGACTACGCCGTCGCGCGGGTCAGCCGACCCGCCGGCGGCAGCATCGAAGCCGTGACCGGTCAGGCCCTCACACTAGGCACGGCCCCCTCCGGTCCGGTTACGGTGATCGGCTACCCGTTGGGCGACGGCGGCCCGCCGCTGGGCTGTGACACGACCGCCGGCGTGGACGGGGGCTACCCCTGGCTGCGTTGCAACGGCCTCGGCGACGGGACCAGCGGCGGCCCGTGGATCGCTGGCGCGACGGTGACCGGCGTGATCGGCGGACGCGACGGCGGCGGCTGCCAGGACAACATCTCGTACTCGTCGCCGTTCGACGCGGCGACCGCTGCCCTGCTGGTCCGCGCCGAGGCAGGCGGCCCGGGCGACGACGCGCCGACGTCGTTCGACAGCGACTGCTGA
- the sthA gene encoding Si-specific NAD(P)(+) transhydrogenase: MSVEYDLVVIGSGPGGQKAAIAAAKLGKTVAVIERGQMLGGVCVQTGTIPSKTLREAVLYLTGMSQRELYGASYRVKDKITPADLLARTEHVIRKEVDVVRNQLMRNGIELYVGHGRFVDEHTVEVEDPTRAEHITVSGRYIIIATGTKPARPAGVEFDENRVLDSDGILDLKTIPGSMVVVGAGVIGIEYASMFAALGTKVTVVEKRDTMLDFCDPEIVEALRFHLRDLAVTFRFGEEVTAVDVGSAGTVTTLASGKQIPAETVMYSAGRQGQTDHLDLANAGLEADNRGRIFVDEKTFQSKVDHIYAVGDVIGFPALAATSMEQGRLAAYHAFGEPTAGMTVLQPIGIYSIPEVSYVGATEVELTKAAVPYEVGVSRYRELARGQIAGDSYGMLKLLVSTEDLKVLGVHIFGTAATELVHIGQAVMGCGGTIEYLVDAVFNYPTFSEAYKVAALDVMNKLRALNQFRR; encoded by the coding sequence ATGAGTGTGGAATACGACCTCGTCGTGATCGGCTCGGGACCCGGCGGTCAGAAGGCGGCCATCGCCGCAGCCAAGCTGGGCAAGACGGTGGCGGTGATCGAACGCGGGCAGATGCTCGGTGGTGTCTGCGTCCAGACCGGCACCATCCCGTCGAAGACGCTGCGTGAGGCCGTGCTCTACCTGACCGGTATGAGTCAGCGCGAACTGTATGGCGCCAGCTACCGGGTCAAGGACAAGATCACCCCCGCCGACCTGTTGGCCCGCACCGAACACGTGATCCGCAAAGAGGTCGACGTGGTGCGAAACCAGCTGATGCGCAATGGAATTGAGCTCTACGTCGGGCACGGCCGGTTCGTCGACGAACACACCGTCGAGGTGGAGGATCCCACCCGCGCCGAGCACATCACCGTCAGCGGCCGCTACATCATCATCGCCACCGGCACCAAGCCCGCCCGGCCCGCCGGCGTCGAATTCGACGAGAACCGGGTGCTCGACTCCGACGGCATCCTGGATCTCAAGACCATCCCGGGCTCGATGGTGGTCGTCGGTGCCGGGGTGATCGGCATCGAGTACGCCTCGATGTTCGCCGCGCTGGGCACCAAGGTCACCGTCGTGGAGAAACGCGACACGATGCTCGACTTCTGCGACCCCGAGATCGTCGAGGCGCTGCGTTTCCACCTGCGCGACCTGGCGGTGACGTTCCGGTTCGGTGAGGAGGTGACCGCCGTCGACGTCGGCTCGGCCGGCACCGTCACCACGTTGGCCAGCGGTAAGCAGATCCCTGCCGAGACCGTCATGTATTCGGCCGGACGGCAGGGCCAGACCGACCACCTGGACCTGGCGAACGCCGGCCTGGAGGCCGACAACCGCGGCCGAATCTTCGTCGACGAGAAGACGTTCCAGTCCAAGGTTGACCACATCTACGCCGTCGGCGACGTCATCGGCTTCCCCGCCCTGGCTGCCACCTCGATGGAACAGGGCCGGCTGGCCGCCTACCACGCGTTCGGCGAGCCGACAGCCGGCATGACCGTGCTGCAGCCGATCGGCATCTATTCGATCCCCGAGGTGTCCTACGTCGGGGCCACCGAGGTCGAACTGACCAAGGCCGCGGTCCCCTACGAGGTCGGAGTCTCCCGCTACCGCGAACTCGCCCGCGGGCAGATCGCCGGCGACTCCTACGGCATGCTCAAGTTGCTGGTGTCCACCGAGGATCTCAAGGTCCTCGGCGTGCACATCTTCGGCACGGCGGCCACCGAGCTGGTGCACATCGGCCAGGCGGTGATGGGTTGCGGCGGGACCATCGAGTATCTGGTCGACGCGGTCTTCAACTACCCGACGTTCTCGGAGGCCTACAAGGTCGCGGCCCTGGACGTGATGAACAAGCTGCGCGCCCTGAACCAGTTCCGCCGCTAG
- a CDS encoding DUF4192 domain-containing protein gives MTTHEPDYRFTRPGALIAALPAVLGFVPEKSLVLVALEGGEMGAVMRVDLSKTIGDDLSHLAELAAASGADTVVAVIVDAEGAPCPMCNQDYRDICDELSTALSLHGLEIYATHVVDRIEAGGRWHCVDGCGAFGAVEDPMASPLAAAAVLEGRRLYPRRSDLQAVVAVADAGRAASLVPAISEHAQAREADWRADPDECGRRDVEAAMALAARVNDGAELDDAELAMLACALTDVDVRDTLYALAVGADAANAEALWAVLSRTLPEPWRTEALVLLAFSAYARGDGPLAGLSLEAALRSDPEHRMADMLDTALQSGLRPEQIRELAGTGYRLAKRLGVRLPPRRTFGRRAV, from the coding sequence ATGACCACACACGAACCCGACTATCGCTTCACCCGTCCCGGCGCGCTGATCGCCGCCCTGCCCGCCGTTCTCGGCTTCGTGCCGGAGAAGTCACTGGTGCTGGTGGCCCTCGAGGGCGGCGAGATGGGCGCCGTCATGCGCGTCGACCTGTCCAAGACGATCGGCGATGACCTCTCTCACCTCGCCGAACTCGCCGCCGCGTCGGGTGCGGACACCGTCGTGGCGGTGATTGTCGATGCCGAGGGCGCCCCGTGCCCGATGTGCAACCAGGACTATCGCGACATCTGCGATGAGCTGTCGACTGCGCTGTCCCTGCACGGCCTGGAGATCTATGCCACCCACGTCGTCGACCGGATCGAGGCCGGCGGCCGATGGCACTGCGTCGACGGCTGCGGTGCCTTCGGGGCGGTGGAGGATCCGATGGCCTCGCCACTGGCCGCGGCCGCCGTGCTCGAGGGTCGGCGGCTGTATCCACGCCGTTCCGATCTGCAGGCGGTGGTTGCTGTTGCCGACGCCGGCCGCGCGGCGTCGCTGGTGCCGGCCATCTCTGAGCATGCGCAGGCGCGAGAAGCCGACTGGCGGGCCGATCCCGACGAGTGCGGTCGCCGCGACGTCGAAGCAGCCATGGCGCTGGCCGCCCGCGTGAATGACGGGGCCGAGCTCGACGACGCCGAGCTCGCGATGCTGGCGTGCGCATTGACCGACGTCGACGTGCGCGACACGCTCTACGCGCTGGCCGTCGGCGCCGACGCCGCAAACGCCGAAGCGTTGTGGGCGGTGCTGTCGCGCACACTTCCCGAACCCTGGCGTACCGAAGCCCTTGTGCTGCTTGCTTTTTCGGCGTACGCCCGGGGCGACGGGCCGCTGGCGGGGCTGTCGCTGGAGGCCGCACTGCGCAGCGATCCCGAGCACCGGATGGCGGACATGCTCGACACGGCGCTGCAGTCGGGCCTGCGGCCCGAACAGATTCGTGAGCTGGCCGGCACCGGGTACCGGCTGGCCAAGCGGCTCGGGGTGCGGCTTCCGCCGCGGCGTACGTTCGGCCGCCGCGCGGTGTGA
- a CDS encoding metal-dependent transcriptional regulator, which translates to MNDLVDTTEMYLRTIYDLEEEGVIPLRARIAERLEQSGPTVSQTVARMERDGLLQVAGDRHLELTEKGRELAVSVMRKHRLAERLLVDVIGLPWEEVHAEACRWEHVMSEDVERRLVQVLDDPTVSPFGNPIPGLSLLGLDMSQFEDANLVRLTELPAGSPVAVVVRQLTEHVQGDVELIGQLKEAGVVPNARVQVENSPHGGVTILIGGHENVHLPHEMAHAVKVEKV; encoded by the coding sequence ATGAACGATCTGGTCGATACCACCGAGATGTATCTCCGCACGATTTACGACCTCGAGGAAGAGGGCGTGATCCCGCTGCGCGCACGCATTGCCGAGCGCTTGGAGCAGAGTGGCCCGACAGTCAGCCAGACCGTAGCCCGGATGGAACGCGACGGCCTGCTTCAGGTCGCCGGCGACCGGCATCTCGAATTGACCGAGAAGGGCCGCGAACTCGCGGTCTCTGTGATGCGCAAGCACCGCCTCGCCGAACGGCTTCTGGTGGACGTCATCGGCTTGCCGTGGGAAGAGGTCCACGCCGAGGCCTGCCGCTGGGAGCACGTCATGAGCGAGGACGTCGAACGCCGCCTCGTGCAGGTTCTCGACGACCCGACCGTGTCTCCGTTCGGCAACCCGATCCCCGGCCTGTCGCTGCTGGGCCTGGACATGAGCCAGTTCGAGGACGCCAACCTGGTCCGCCTGACCGAGCTGCCCGCCGGCTCCCCCGTCGCCGTGGTGGTCCGTCAGCTCACCGAGCACGTCCAGGGTGACGTCGAACTGATCGGCCAGCTCAAGGAAGCCGGCGTGGTGCCCAATGCCCGTGTGCAGGTGGAGAACAGCCCGCACGGCGGTGTGACGATCCTGATCGGCGGCCACGAGAACGTGCACCTGCCCCACGAGATGGCCCACGCCGTCAAGGTCGAGAAGGTCTAG
- a CDS encoding sigma-70 family RNA polymerase sigma factor, whose amino-acid sequence MTDAADQEATMANATTTRFDSDLDAQSPAADLVRVYLNGIGKTALLTAEDEVELAKRIEAGLFAQHLLETKKRLSENRKRDLAIIVRDGQAARSHLLEANLRLVVSLAKRYTGRGMPLLDLIQEGNLGLIRAMEKFDYTKGFKFSTYATWWIRQAITRGMADQSRTIRLPVHLVEQVNKLARIKREMHQSLGREASDEELAEESGIPVEKINDLLEHSRDPVSLDMPVGSDEEAPLGDFIEDAEAMSAENAVIAELLHTDIRHVLATLDEREQQVIRLRFGLDDGQPRTLDQIGKLFGLSRERVRQIEREVMAKLRNGDRADRLRSYAS is encoded by the coding sequence TTGACAGATGCAGCCGATCAGGAGGCCACCATGGCAAATGCCACCACCACCCGGTTCGACAGCGATCTGGACGCTCAGAGTCCAGCCGCCGACCTGGTGCGCGTGTATCTGAACGGCATCGGTAAGACCGCGCTGCTCACCGCCGAGGACGAGGTCGAGCTGGCCAAACGCATCGAGGCCGGACTCTTCGCCCAGCACCTGCTGGAGACCAAGAAGCGGCTGTCCGAGAACCGCAAGCGCGATCTCGCCATCATCGTGCGTGACGGGCAAGCCGCCCGCAGCCACCTGCTCGAGGCCAACCTGCGTCTGGTGGTGTCGCTCGCGAAGCGCTACACCGGTCGCGGCATGCCGCTGCTGGACCTCATCCAGGAGGGCAACCTCGGCCTGATCCGCGCGATGGAGAAGTTCGACTACACCAAGGGATTCAAGTTCTCGACGTATGCCACCTGGTGGATTCGTCAGGCCATCACCCGCGGTATGGCCGACCAGAGCCGCACGATCCGGCTGCCCGTCCACCTCGTGGAGCAGGTCAACAAGCTGGCGCGGATCAAGCGGGAGATGCACCAGAGCCTGGGCCGCGAGGCCAGCGACGAGGAACTGGCCGAAGAGTCGGGCATCCCCGTCGAGAAGATCAACGATCTGCTGGAGCACAGCCGCGACCCGGTGAGCCTCGACATGCCGGTCGGCAGCGACGAGGAGGCTCCGCTCGGCGACTTCATCGAGGACGCCGAAGCCATGTCGGCGGAGAACGCGGTCATCGCCGAGCTGCTGCACACCGACATCCGCCACGTGCTAGCCACGCTCGACGAACGCGAGCAGCAGGTGATCCGGCTCCGGTTCGGCCTCGACGACGGCCAGCCCCGCACCCTCGACCAGATCGGCAAGCTGTTCGGCCTGTCCCGCGAACGGGTTCGCCAGATCGAGCGCGAGGTCATGGCCAAGCTCCGCAACGGTGATCGGGCGGATCGGCTGCGGTCTTACGCCAGCTAG
- a CDS encoding DUF3099 domain-containing protein: MWNSGGMKRELGFDDEGRPVLITAAATPYEEQHRQRVRKYLTIMSFRIPALILAAAAYGLWHNGLISLAIIAVSLPLPWMAVLIANDRPPRRAEEPRRFNDTPHRSQLFPRAERRALEAGIPAAQPHSAGGADRGSH; this comes from the coding sequence ATGTGGAACAGTGGAGGTATGAAGCGTGAGCTGGGATTCGACGACGAGGGTCGGCCCGTGCTCATCACCGCCGCGGCGACGCCCTATGAGGAGCAGCACCGCCAGCGCGTCCGGAAGTACTTGACGATCATGTCTTTTCGGATCCCGGCGCTGATTTTGGCGGCCGCGGCGTACGGCCTATGGCACAACGGCCTCATCTCGCTGGCGATCATCGCGGTGTCGTTGCCGCTGCCGTGGATGGCCGTACTGATCGCCAATGACCGTCCGCCCCGACGTGCCGAAGAACCCCGTCGCTTCAACGACACCCCGCACCGGAGCCAACTGTTCCCGCGCGCCGAACGTCGCGCGCTCGAGGCCGGGATCCCGGCAGCGCAACCGCATTCGGCCGGTGGGGCCGACCGCGGTTCCCACTGA
- a CDS encoding DUF3039 domain-containing protein, translating into MQTQTIERTDTDERVDDGTDDDAPKVFHYVKKDKIAESAVMGTHVVALCGEVFPVTRAAKPGSPVCPDCKRVYENLKKG; encoded by the coding sequence ATGCAGACCCAGACGATCGAACGCACCGACACCGACGAACGCGTCGACGACGGGACCGACGACGACGCCCCCAAGGTCTTCCACTACGTCAAGAAGGACAAGATCGCCGAGAGCGCCGTGATGGGCACTCACGTCGTCGCGCTGTGCGGCGAGGTATTCCCGGTGACCCGCGCGGCCAAGCCCGGCTCGCCGGTCTGCCCGGACTGCAAGCGGGTCTACGAGAACCTCAAGAAGGGCTGA